ATCAGCAGCACCACGGCGATGATCGCGACGAAACTGGCCAGCCAGGTGAGGACGAAGGCCAGCCCGTTCCAGATCCCGCCCCGTGTGGACAGCACCAGCACGAACGCGGTCACCGAGAAGGGGTTCACGGCGATCGCCAGACCGATGAGGACCAGGTCAAGGACCATCGCTGCCCCCGTACGGCCGCGCGAGGTTCGGGGCGGCGGCGGATGCGCGCATGGCCCCATCGTCACCGCTCCCGCCCGCACCCACCATTCAGCGGTGCCGTCCGGGACTCCTCGGGCGGCCTCTCCCCCGCACGGCGCAACGGCGCTCGCGCCGCAGGCGGGCGGCCGCCCGGGACGGCACCCTGGTGGCGTGGTCACGCCTCGGGGCGTGGAGCCCAGTCCGGACCCGGGGAGCGGAATTGCGCGCAGGCAGAGGATCGGGCCCGCCCACCGACGGCCGGACGGCCCGCCTGCGCGGGCGGGCCGCGGAACTGGGGGCGCGGCTGCGCCGGCTGCGCGCCGGCGCAGAGGAACGCTTCCCGGTGATCACCCGCCTCACCTCGCACCTGATCGCCGTGAACCTGCTGGATTCCGCGACCCGGCTGGCGGCCCAGGTGTTCCTGACCGCCGTTCCGCTGCTCTTCGTGGTCGCGTCCTTCGCCCCGCAGGGGGTGCGCAAGGAGATCGTCTCCTCTCTGCACGACGTCTTCGGTATCAACGGCTCCTCCGAACAGGAGTTGAAGAAGGTCTTCGAGGCCAATCCCGCGAACCTGCAGCAGAGCGCCGGAGTGGTCAGTTCGCTGATGGTGCTGCTCTCCGCCACGGCGTGCAGCCGGGCGATGCAGCGCCTGTGCCAACGCGCCTGGCGGCTGCCGGGTGCGAGGGCACGGATCGCCGCCTGGCGATGGCTCGTGTGGATCGCGGCCTGGCTGGTCATCCTCGCCCTGCAGGGACCGCTGCGCACCGGGTTCGGCGTGGGGGCGTGGCTGGGCGTGCCGCTCCTGCTGGTCACCCAGGTGGGCGTCTGGTGGTGGACCCAACACCTGCTGCTGGCCGCGCGCGTCCCCTGGCTGCCCCTGCTGCCCGGTGCGCTCCTGACCGGGGTGGCCCTGACCACACTGTCGGTGGTCGCCAAGCTGTACGTGCCCAGCGCGCTCAACCGCGGCCTGGACCGCTACGGGTCGCTGGGTGCGGTCTTCACCGTGTTGTCATGGCTGATCGGGCTCTGTGTCGTCATCGCCGCCGGGATCACCGCCGGAGCGGTGATCGCGCGGGAACCCGTCGTGTCCCGGCACCTCGGCTCACCCGAACAGTCCAACTCGCCGTAAATATCCCCCAGGGATACCTTGGGCTTCGGGGCAGATGCCCACGGTGGGCAGTGGGGACGGTGGCCTGCATGACCGACGCACAGCACTACGACGTCATCGTGGTCGGCACCGGTGCGGGCGGTGGCACGATCGCTCACCG
This portion of the Streptomyces mirabilis genome encodes:
- a CDS encoding YhjD/YihY/BrkB family envelope integrity protein — translated: MRAGRGSGPPTDGRTARLRGRAAELGARLRRLRAGAEERFPVITRLTSHLIAVNLLDSATRLAAQVFLTAVPLLFVVASFAPQGVRKEIVSSLHDVFGINGSSEQELKKVFEANPANLQQSAGVVSSLMVLLSATACSRAMQRLCQRAWRLPGARARIAAWRWLVWIAAWLVILALQGPLRTGFGVGAWLGVPLLLVTQVGVWWWTQHLLLAARVPWLPLLPGALLTGVALTTLSVVAKLYVPSALNRGLDRYGSLGAVFTVLSWLIGLCVVIAAGITAGAVIAREPVVSRHLGSPEQSNSP